One stretch of Prionailurus viverrinus isolate Anna chromosome C1, UM_Priviv_1.0, whole genome shotgun sequence DNA includes these proteins:
- the MFAP2 gene encoding microfibrillar-associated protein 2, translating into MRAAYLFLLFLPAGLLAQGQYDLDSLSPFPEHVQYTHYSDQIDQPDYYDYQEVTPRPPAEQFQSQQQVQQEVVLAPTPAPGNAETEPTEPGPLDCREEQYPCTRLYSIHKPCKQCLNEVCFYSLRRVYVVNKEICVRTVCAHEELLRADLCRDKFSKCGVMASSGLCQSVAASCARSCGGC; encoded by the exons ATGAGAGCTGCCTACCTCTTCCTGCTGTTCCTGCCTG CGGGCCTGCTGGCTCAGGGCCAATATGACCTAGACTCTCTGTCTCCATTCCCGGAACACGTCCAGTACACCCACTACAGTGACCAGATAG ACCAACCGGACTACTATGATTATCAAG AGGTGACTCCTCGGCCCCCTGCGGAGCAGTTCCAGTCCCAGCAGCAAGTCCAGCAGGAAGTCGtcctggcccccaccccag CACCAGGAAATGCGGAGACAGAGCCCACGGAGCCTGGGCCTCTGG ACTGCCGCGAGGAACAGTACCCGTGCACCCGCCTCTATTCCATCCACAAGCCCTGCAAACAGTGTCTCAATGAGGTCTGCTTCTACAG CCTCCGCCGCGTGTACGTGGTCAACAAGGAGATCTGTGTCCGCACGGTGTGTGCCCACGAGGAGCTCCTCCGAG CTGACCTGTGTCGGGACAAGTTCTCCAAATGTGGCGTGATGGCCAGCAGTGGCCTGTGCCAGTCCGTGGCGGCCTCCTGTGCGAGGAGCTGTGGGGGCTGCTAG